GTTAAGTTACCATATCAACAGTGCACCTGTGAGAATGAAACACTAGCGATGTAACTTAGCGTCAGTTAGCTGCTCCTGCTAAAAGCTTTGGACAGGCCAAGTTAGTACTTCACTTTTGTTAACGAGCCATTGCTTCTGGTGATACAGCTAATGGAAATCctgctgtctttttcttctAGTACATGAAGAAAAGGATACCAAAAAACGCCAAGTACCAACATGTCAAAACACGACTGGACACAGGTAACTTGTCTGTCAACAGATGCTATAACTACCCTTACTATGTATAAGCCAGTGCTCTTATTATGTCTTGTTATGTCAGtttgtttaaagctgcattttattCCTTTCTTATGTCACTGTCACGCTTCATTCGACAGGATGCAGCCTAACAAAGTATTTGGAAAGACTGGAGGACATTAAGAAAAGTGAGTAACTTATTTAGAGCGCAGATGACTAGCATCATAAAAGTTACACTAAGAGactttttctaaattaaaagagtaaaaatgatGAGAACAATTTGATGTATACCTCAGGTAAGGTTTGCCAACCTGGCACCGACTTTTCCCACGGATCTGTGggatttcttttctctgtctgctcgGGTACTTTAAGAGGTAAATCAGAGACGTTCTTAGTCACAGATAGTTAAATAAGTTCTTTGTGGATAGTGGTCATTTGGTGTTGACACATCCCCTGATTTCTCAGGGATAAGTGACACTGATATCCTAGTTTCTAATGGAGTACTGCACTGCTGTCCACAATTGCTCCTCTGTGGGACTGGTTGTGGACAATGGGAACATGCTGGTCAGGCACCTGCAGGGATCTTTGAGAAAGTGTGAGCTACTGGGGTTACATCAGTACCGTATACAGTACAGCACTGTTAAAGTGGATTCTGAGTAGTGTAGTAGAAGCAGTTTTGGCTTAAAGGTAACATGGAAGTAGACAGAATAGAGCTGAAGCTTAGGAAGGCATTACACAGgaatgaggagaaagaggacCTGCAGAACACAGGTGAGTTGCAGTGCTTGAATGCAGTAGTTAAGAGCATTGGTTAGACGAGTGCATCAGGAGTCATCctacattaaatatttcaaagcTGTGATCAGGGCTGTGAAGCACTATTGGTTTtcttagatttgtttttatgttgttttgttttttctcagaTTACAGGTATCGAAAAGATGAAATTTTCAAACGGTTGAAGGTGACAACATTTGCACAGTTGGTAAGCTTTACTATTTGTTTCCTTGcatatataataatgttaaatcacaacatataatataataaccaGCTTTGGACATAAATCTCCAAATTCATTTAACCTTCTTTTATAGACCGATTTCATTTGCACATTTACTTTCAATTTATTGGCAGTTTTTTATTCTTGGTGAAAGTCTCTTAGATTTCCAAACCTGTTTTTCACATCAGGTACTTCAAGTAGCCTCTGTGTCAGACCTGAACGAAAGTGAGAATGACTGTGAATCACATGGTCTGGAAGGTAAAGCAACTCCTGAAATGACTTATATTGTAAAACTATTTGTCTCCAGCtcaatgacattttaaagcttTGGCCATTAACATCACTTTTCTTGGAAATAAGTTGTTACCAGGTGGTGACAGTTGATTTTCCACTCGCTTGCAGATGGTGATGTGGTGTCTAATGCAGACCTGGAGTGTCTGTCTGAACGCACCAATGGCTCCCTACAGGTGTCACCTCTTTCAGATCGCCAGGATGCTGGTGACACTAGGGAAAACTGCTACTCTGCTAGGTCAACACTATTAAGGTAATGTACCCCACAGATCATGTTACTATTGTTTCTGCATACAGAATGCCTCATTAAATCATGATGCAAATGCATGAATTTTATTCCACTGCACAGAACAGTGTATACTGCAGGGTACATATACAGCTTTAATGGGGGATTACTGTGTCCAGGagtcttaatttattttttgaataGAAAAGCATCTGCAGGATCTGCTAGGTTAGGTCCATAAATTAATGGCTTCTGAACAAgttttaaagggacagtacGCCAGAATTACATGATCCTCAGTCAtgcagaaaaaatatatttttcccaGGTCTGCCTAAGTAATTTTAGACAAATATGCATTTTGATTCCATGTGAGCTGACGTTCAATACATAAGAGCTATCAACTCTGTCGACAGTAACAAATACTTCATCACACCAAGCATCCAACAGTTTTACTCCTGTAACTCTACACCCACTGTCTCAGCACCAAGCATAATGTACAACCTCTTTTTGTGCCAACCCCGCTACCCTCCtatacactgtacagtaacCTCCCTCAATCTGTTCTTGGTGTCCCCTCCTTTCACTCGCACCTTCTACAACTTCCAGGCTGAACAGGAACCCCCAAGAGAACTCTATCTGTGGCCGCAGACTCGGTCTGTTTAATGGCAGGGCTTTTAGGCCACTTTCATCTTGTGGGGAggacagatggagaaagaaagtAGGGTAGAGCTGGGATAAAACCTACCTAGGGGAAAGTAGTGAGCTTCTACAGCATTATTTGGCTGTTTTCCAGtggaccaaacaaaatacacaaaaactaCACTACACTGATAATCACAGATGTactcaaagtaaaataatacagAACAACAGATGCAAAGATTGTGTTTCCACCATTGTTGCTACATGTCTCATTGTGTGGCagttaatatttaaaacctACAGAGCAGTcaacaatttaaaatcaatacacatGATTTAGAGCTGTGGCCTTTAAGTCATTGAATCAAAGTGAAAGTGCCAgtgtatctgtatttttttattttttttgcaccaTTTCTCACTGAATAGCTGGGTGTCTTGTACTGTTGggcagacacaaaaagacatttgaatctTTGACCCTCACAGTGTTATCAGTGGTGTGGGAGAGTTGAACCTCGACAGGAACAATCAGAAGACCCCGAATGAGTTGGTGTCCACCCCCGAGCCGGCTGACACACCGTATCCTGACTGCCCCTATCTGCTGCTGGATGTACGGGACAGAGACCAATACGAACTCTGCCACATCATCAGTGGTACGTGTCAAAAATGCTAAGCTGGGTTATAAAGCTTTTCAGTCCAGATAGAATAATTTtaatgctttcatttttatcaccttttttttctgcagcacaaagtTTCCCCATTGCAATGTTGTCCCGAACAATGAACCCCTACACCAAAGAAGTCCTGGGATATGTATCCTTCACTATAAACCAcgttgtcattttttttttaaagcatttctttTCACATAAAAAATTATAAGGTTTTTAAATGCACTTGCAACTTAACCCACACTCTGTTCAGAAAAATGCTGCAGGAAAGATTATCATCGTCTATGATGAGGATGAAAGAATAGCCAGCCAGGCAGCCACCACCATGTGTGAGCGAGGGTTTGAGAATCTGTTTATGCTGTCCGGAGGTCAGttctaatatattaaaaattaataattttctatatacagtatttagcCAATGTTAAAAATTCAATATTTCCTGTCTCAGGTCTTAAAGTAGTTGTTCAGAAATTTCCAGAAGGAATGACAACAGGCTCCATACCAAGGTCATGCCTGTCCTCTCCAACGTCATCAAAAGGAAAGAAGAGCtcggtgcagcagcagcaacagcagcagcagcagctgcaggcagcagagaaGAGGTGGCGGTTTACATCAGACGAGTTGGCAAAGATCCAGGAGCAGCTAGAGGAGATCTTCATTCCCAGTAACTCCAACAGTAAGAGCAACTATTTCAACACCCCTTTTGTGTATTAGTTGTGTATTAAATATTATGTCATTTGACACTAGGTTAAATACAGCAGTCCACAGCAAGTGTTTCCGTGTGgttaattgtatttttacatacatttgttgATATCTGGAGAAATTTTCCCACAATTAACACTAATTTCCACAGTTACTTCCAGAAGCCTTGCCATAAAATTTATCATGTATAAGCTGTTGTtattagaaagaaaactacaCTGATTATTGTCGTTTCCTCCCTGTCTCGTCACTtcttgtttgcatgtgtgctcaCTGCAGGCCGAATGTCCAGTCGCATGTCAAccatcagctcccagtctgGAGCGTCCAGTGCTCGGAGTCGACAGAGTTCCTCTACAGCTGGGAGGGACAGCAGCAGGGTTCAGAGCAGTAGAGTCTGGAAATAACACCACCCCGATTTCAACCACACAAATATACGCAAATATACCTCCAACACAAAGTTAGTTTTGATCACCTCTGACACAGATGCTGAATATTGATTCTTCTCACGTTTTTCAATTTTGGAAATGAATCTTACTTTGGGAAAGTAATTGACAAGTAATATACAACACTGAACAAACAATCTAAAGTTTAATTAAGACCATGACATCTGAACAActgcaaacataaaaactgaaaacatacatgcatgaaaagtacatttactgacTCTTTAGTCAACAATGGAATGTTGCACTTCTGCAGATTAATGTCGGACTATAGTATTTTCCTCATAcctaatatttaataaattgtGTACATGTGAATGTCTGCACAGTGCCTCATCTGCAAACTTAAAAACATATGAatagttttgcacatttcacatAACACTATTCTTTTTCACCATTACCTGAATCTGTTCATGAATCACTCagttctgtttattatttatgatttattattgcCACAAAAGTCATGTTTAGCTCAGTCAGTATGGCAGCCACCATATAAGTTACAATCCTAAAAGATGCTTTTATTGCTGGATACAGAATCATTAAATGTCGATATGACATGAAGGATATGCTGGGAGTCTCTGTATAACATGGGACCTAATCTACATACAAGTAATGTTACAGAGTTTTATGTAAAGTTCAGAAAAGCTGTGCTGTATTTATGAAACATGTTTCATGCTGTCATGATGTCTTATTGGAATTCTTTAACTCATGTTTATGTGCAACCTTTGAGTCCACTTATGTGATcgtgactttgtgtgtgtgttgatcaaAGTACTGCTCAGACACACAGGCATCATACACTCAGTGTCACTAAAGGAAGGAAATGGTAAATAACGGTGTGTttagaaatgtgaaaaacagtATTTCTAATTTGGGGTGTTTTATTCTGTTGGTTATTGACTTTCATTGTGTTTGCTCAGTTTTCCCTTCACACGGTCTTCTATgaagtgcatttttatttttttgtggtgAACATTGTGTTATCACCATCTCTCTTACTGTAAATGGATTTTTCCAGCTGATCACATGgttttgttattaattaatatgtgtGAATAAAGTGTATGATTGTTTCTTCTATCATAGTTGTTTTTATGTCAAATGTAGCACTTATAAAAGATGCTTGTGACTTACAGTGACTTACTGTAGCCTGAAAGGGGGGGTGTCGTGAAGTAGAATTAATTGTACACATTTTCTGAATATATCCATATATGTGAATAAAGTTTATCCTATTTTTTAATAACTTAAATTTGGATTTGCACAAAAAGGGACAGGGTCAGGATGAAACATGAATATTGTTGTGTTCCACAACCAAATTAGCAACTCTTATATTTAAGTAATGCAGACATGTTTGAATGACTTGCCATGAATTTAAAGACTGAACTTTTATATACAGAGCCCATCCAGAAAGTCGCACACTAATATTTCATCGGACCGCCTCTAGCTTTGATTACAGTATGTATTCACCATGccattgtttcaataagcttctgcaatgtcacaacattaaTTCTCGTCCAGAGTGGCATTCATTTTTCTCCATGATCTTGTTTTAATGATGGGAAAGTCAGACCACTGCACAAattcttctccagcacatcccaacGATTCacagtggggttaaggtctggactctgtaggtggccaatccatgtgttaaaatgatgagttatgctccctgaaccactctttcataATTTGAGCCTGCTATTATCAACTCGGACTATGTCCGTgccatcagagaagaaaaactccattgatggaataacctggtcattcagtatattcaggtagtcagctgacctcattctttggactcataatgttgctgaaccttgacctgaccaactgcagcaaccccagatcatagcactgcccccacaggcttgtatcatagacactagacatgatgggtgcatcacttctccctcctctcttcttgcTCTTCTTACCgtgatgctccatcactctggaacacGGTaaatttggactcatcagaccacatgaccttcttccattggacatttcttaacccagttttagtagtttcatgaatctccttagatgttttctttgattcatgtcaataatttgacctttctGTTCCTTTGTCTGTTTATGTCTCATCATTTATTATGATcttaaaagtgacatttttgcATCAGGTTTTTCCACTTGCATATAGGTTCTTGTAGATGTGATCCATGATGGCCATCAGAGCCAGCCAAGTCTCCTTGGCAGTGGGGATGATTTGATTGGCTGGCAGGACAAAGCCATAGAAGCCAGTGTCTCTCAGCTCAAAGGTGTAGGAGTACTTGATGCCCTGGCTGTATGCCCAGTCAACACTGCCACCACTGACTTGGTCtacagtgacaaaaacaaatgattcaGAGAATTAGTCTTCACAAGTGATTAAAAACTGCAGCTGTCctcgttttcagctttttaaatccATTCCTCATCCTAACCCTTACAGCTTGTCCTCTTAGGGTTCATGGGAGTGCTgcagcctatcccagctgtcatggGGAAGAGGCGTGGAACACCCCGCACAGATCACCAGTCCATCATAGAGCCAATTTTACTGAGGTCACAGTGGGTAAAGTTGGGTAGAAAGATGTTcctaatatttatataaattaggTGGccataatataataaaaacacatttcaatatGCTGCAATGCTGTCAAATATCAATGGAAAACCACTATCTCAATGATAAATGTAGTTAAAATACCTCTGATGTTGATCAACTTTGTCAAGCATCAAGTTATGGCTGGAGTTGAttgcattatactgtatggTACAGGTGTACTTAATAAattggccagtgagtgtatataaCTACGGTAATAAAGAGTATTGCTGAAACTTACAGATGGTTTTGATGGTGCTGCCATATCTGTATTTGGTACCGTACAGGGAAGCCAGGACTTCGACAGCCTTCTTAGCAAGACTGTGctgtagagagagagattaCCGTGATCCACCTAAAATTATTTATGCTTCATTTTAGGGAACAAGCTGAGAGAATTAatctttataataataatttggtTTAATATATAAGacactgttttactttttggaTTTCAGGGACATTGcacattcatttacattattgTAAATGTGCCAGTGTTAGAAGGATAATTCTCATCCGTTTTCCTTTGGCCTGATGTTAAGCAGACATTAAATGTTCAATGCACATGGATGAGTGCAATGTCATGCAACTTGCAAAAATAACAGTAGATGCATGTTCTCTTCTTATTCACTTATTAAAAGTGTTTACCAGCTCAGCCTGGTCCCTAACTGGAGTCGTGGTGTAGCCATAAGGATACAAAAGCATCTGGGAGTAGGAATGGATGGAAATGAAGGCCTTGATGTTGCCGTGGGACTTCACAAAGTCAAAAATGGCCTTGACTTCAGACTCAGAGTGAGGACTGGGTCCACGGTAAGTCTCTGAGCATGAGTTGCTGCTGGCACCAGGTCCTGCAAATGACAAGAGTCAtacagaagaaaacatcacGGTCTATGAACAGCATCTAAAGATTTGTGATTACTGCTCATATTATAAGCATGAGGAAAATTTATGGAGTATGGTAATACTCACTGTATAAGGGTTCCAGGTTTGACAACAGTATGGCTCAAGCACTAACATATGTTATTGCTTCAATGTGTActttgtggtttaaaaaaaaaaaaaaaaaaaaaaaaaaaaaaaatcagatgaGTCTAAAAGATCTAGTAAGATCATCCTGTTTAAAGCCATTTTGTTCAGGATATGCAAATCTCCCACTTTGGCTGTACGTGATGGTAACAATATGAATACAGACAAAGAGCAATGaatgttgcaaaaaaaaaaaaaaaaaaaaatttaccACAATCTAATGAATGTTTTCTATTGTTACTCTTATTATCAAAACACAATTCAAGTCATTCCAATAATTTCCTTAAACCGTTTTAGCCCATTACTCACCCCCAAAACCAGCGTCCCAGTTCCTGTTAAGGTCGACTCCAACGCAGCTAGAGCCAGGGTTGGGCTTCCTGGTCTTACGCCACATACGATGCTGGAAACAGAGTAACTCCTCTGTTTTTCATTAGACTTGCTCTTATATCAGTATTGTTTCTGCCTCGGttgcctttttattttgatatcatacaaaattaaaaaaatgctttaagTCACTTGAAAACATTTCTTGCTTACAGTAATGTAAATGGATGCTGAAACTTGAAGACGGACATTTTAATATGAAAACCTCAATGTGAACTGTCAAGGACCTACACTGTTGTGGGTGTAGTAGAAGCCGTCAGGGTTGGTCACGATCTCCAGCAGGATGTCCATGTTGTTGAGGATGGCAGTCAGAGCGGGGTCGGTGCCATAATCAGTCACGATCTGATGACACAAATGGAAAAGGGTGCAATATTCAGTGCAGTGGGTTAGTGGTCagaagctgcagagacagaagtgtCAAAAGTTAAAGTTCAAAGCACCTTCTTAGCAAACCAGGTGCCGCTGGCCTGAGTGACCCACTCTCTGGAGTGGATTCCAGTGTCGATCCAGATGGCGGGACGGTTGGTTCCACCAGTGCTGAactaagacaaaacaaacaaacaaacaaattgacTTAACTGTACTTCAAATATCTTATTTTCTATTGACTACAGTCTGAGAGATGGTTTAAAGCTTTTCCCGTTCTCAGCCTGACTGGAACATTAGTTCAGATTTGTCACTGTGGTCGTTCAGCATGAGGAGATCTCTTCATTTAGGGTTGTCGAGTTCTTTTGTAGGAACATGTTTTAACTAGTCTTCACGTCTTGTTTGTGTCGTTTACCTTGAGAACGTTGAGGGGACGGCCCTCATAGCTCTGACCGGTGACTATCTTGCTGACCAGGTTGGGATTCTCAGCCACCAGCATGTCCTGGAAGCTGTAGATCTAAACCAGAGACAGAATCCTGGTATTCAAGGACTGGACTGTTGATTCCTTCTAGGGAAATAGCAGGTTAATCAAGAACAATGCAAAGATGTAATGTTTACATCAGACAGTTTAACAAGATCCAAGCCATCAACACATTTAACCTGTCAGTCTTCAGATTCCCTTTTGGCATCTTTAGCATTTCTAAAATTCTGTTTTCAATTTGGGGAAACAGTCGTATAAATAACATAACTGAAAAAAGTGAAGGCGTCTGAATCCTCTCAGTGGCCAAAGCACCAAAGAGGGTGCATGTACAAACCTCACTAAGGGTGTGGTAGGTGGAGTAATTAAAGCTGTCAATGTTTCTGGGTGGATCAGTCTGAGTGGTAGAATTcatctcctgctgctcttcatcCAGCATCACCTGGAGACCAACATCATTTAAGAGTCAGTTTGTTTAAGCACTGGCCCAAAAATGTGCACAAATGCTGTCAATCACtactgtttctgttccagcCTCGAGCTGACAAATCAGCCATTTCACACCTGCAGGTCTTTGATCATGATGGAGTACTCAATGTTCTGAGCCTCCAGGTACATTCGGACAGGCTGCCAGCTGTGGAGGGGAACTCTGACATCCACAGGAATGACAACATCTGTCACACCTCTCCAAAAGtccagctgaaagaaaaacactgatgctgTATTATgcaacaaataataaaagaaactcTAATTTCAACACATTCACTGCATGTtttgaacaaagaaaaaagggaagtgTGTTACATATCTGCCTTttcaatttagatttttatttctactttaaaatatgtttatttatcattattaatataattcatAGATTACCTGCAACTCAATCATGTCCTCCAGGTCCTTCAGCAGAGACAGCTGGATCTGATCCTTTGGAATGATGTGAAGCACCTGATGCCTGCACAAAGAACCACAAGGTTTTAAAACCTTTTCCTGAAATCAGGTTCTCAGAACAAGAGAAGTTGGCACACATACTGAACATTTCTCAAGGCCGACTGGTTCTGCTTTGGCAGGAGTTGCAGTCAGAAcagagtgatgatgatgatgatgtttgagTTTGTTAAATTGGCGAAAAGCCTTTTGTACAGtacacttttaaataaaagagttGATGAGAGTTTGTGGAGGCTAAAtttaaaccacaaaaacagCACT
This DNA window, taken from Anabas testudineus chromosome 6, fAnaTes1.2, whole genome shotgun sequence, encodes the following:
- the cep41 gene encoding centrosomal protein of 41 kDa; its protein translation is MSLRRSIGDVEYMKKRIPKNAKYQHVKTRLDTGCSLTKYLERLEDIKKNYRYRKDEIFKRLKVTTFAQLVLQVASVSDLNESENDCESHGLEDGDVVSNADLECLSERTNGSLQVSPLSDRQDAGDTRENCYSARSTLLSVISGVGELNLDRNNQKTPNELVSTPEPADTPYPDCPYLLLDVRDRDQYELCHIISAQSFPIAMLSRTMNPYTKEVLGYKNAAGKIIIVYDEDERIASQAATTMCERGFENLFMLSGGLKVVVQKFPEGMTTGSIPRSCLSSPTSSKGKKSSVQQQQQQQQQLQAAEKRWRFTSDELAKIQEQLEEIFIPSNSNSRMSSRMSTISSQSGASSARSRQSSSTAGRDSSRVQSSRVWK
- the LOC113165898 gene encoding carboxypeptidase A1-like — translated: MMRGLIVLAVLFVTVYGKEKFEGHQVLHIIPKDQIQLSLLKDLEDMIELQLDFWRGVTDVVIPVDVRVPLHSWQPVRMYLEAQNIEYSIMIKDLQVMLDEEQQEMNSTTQTDPPRNIDSFNYSTYHTLSEIYSFQDMLVAENPNLVSKIVTGQSYEGRPLNVLKFSTGGTNRPAIWIDTGIHSREWVTQASGTWFAKKIVTDYGTDPALTAILNNMDILLEIVTNPDGFYYTHNSHRMWRKTRKPNPGSSCVGVDLNRNWDAGFGGPGASSNSCSETYRGPSPHSESEVKAIFDFVKSHGNIKAFISIHSYSQMLLYPYGYTTTPVRDQAELHSLAKKAVEVLASLYGTKYRYGSTIKTIYQVSGGSVDWAYSQGIKYSYTFELRDTGFYGFVLPANQIIPTAKETWLALMAIMDHIYKNLYASGKT